A stretch of Helicobacter pylori DNA encodes these proteins:
- a CDS encoding ComF family protein encodes MRCLTCLKLSFKPLCPNCLNDLPLSLKVRVLEGVSVYSFYAYSEIEELIKSKYALIGSRILPLLSQKAGAEFVKILQEKGLNIPLYGIAVDDKIKSFYSHSAALLKGFCQGNLKPTYGTLRATNAVSYAGKSLEFRANNPRNFIFKGDENLDYFLLDDIITTGTTLKEALKYLKTLNTKVHFAIALCSADE; translated from the coding sequence ATGCGTTGTTTAACTTGTTTGAAGCTTTCTTTTAAGCCTCTTTGCCCAAATTGCCTAAACGATCTGCCCTTAAGCTTAAAGGTAAGGGTTTTAGAGGGCGTGAGCGTGTATAGTTTTTACGCTTATAGCGAGATAGAAGAGCTCATTAAAAGCAAATACGCGCTGATTGGATCTCGCATTTTGCCCTTGCTTTCTCAAAAAGCCGGTGCGGAATTTGTGAAAATCTTACAAGAAAAAGGCTTGAATATCCCCCTTTATGGCATCGCCGTTGATGATAAAATCAAATCCTTTTACTCGCATTCAGCCGCGCTTTTAAAAGGCTTTTGCCAAGGCAATTTAAAACCCACTTATGGGACTTTAAGGGCGACTAATGCTGTTTCGTATGCCGGTAAAAGCTTAGAATTTCGCGCCAACAACCCACGGAATTTCATCTTCAAAGGCGATGAGAATTTAGATTATTTTTTACTAGATGACATTATCACCACCGGCACCACCCTAAAAGAAGCCCTAAAATACCTTAAAACTCTAAACACAAAAGTGCACTTTGCGATCGCGCTTTGCAGCGCGGATGAATGA
- a CDS encoding HsdM family class I SAM-dependent methyltransferase: MLAFRLEDDVDDYVKKELTNLGLMKNTDFNVKSQMSSSLKNALLNASKTKDKTSYGEPDFSLEKYTHPKNKGSVIPIIIENKLYAKNLKKLKNSALANDDNSISKYAVNGALHYAQNILRNKEKYKECIAIGIAGDDEESLLIEVYYVFASGINSHKLTNTKNLHFLENQESFNAFYKECTLTEEEKHSILIKTKADLNETAKKLNRLMHNHNITAPQRVLYVSGMLLSMQEIKGKKGGLKPSDLKGELTDTSRDGVLVFNQISEFLKTKNLSEEKRDLMLASFKEISKDPQRDKITSLDKAISMLLEKDSSITKQIFTFLYEFVHKPINESDNTGHLDIMGELYSEFLKYALGDGKELGIVLTPPYVTKMMSELLGVNAKSFVMDLAAGSAGFLISSMVLMIEDIEKTYGKNTTKANEKIKAMKTTQLLGVELNAEMFSLATTNMILRGDGSSLIIKGNTFETNKRIYEDFKPNILLLNPPFSYEENGMPFIKFGLEHMQKGGLGAIIIQDSAGSGQALKSNVEILKKHSLLASVKMPTDLFMPQAGVQTSVYIFKAHEPHDYEKPVKFIDFRNDGFKRTKRGLNETSNPTKRYEEIIKIYKAGLNAKVSKELWGDLETIYIEDFIAKPRENKHAKDFNFEAHQKNEAKPELEDFKRTIADYLSYEVGLILKNQTPPK; encoded by the coding sequence ATGCTAGCTTTTCGGTTAGAAGATGATGTTGATGACTATGTCAAAAAAGAATTGACCAATTTAGGGCTTATGAAAAATACGGATTTTAATGTTAAAAGCCAAATGAGTTCTAGCCTTAAAAACGCCCTTTTAAATGCGAGTAAAACCAAAGATAAAACTTCTTATGGCGAGCCAGATTTCAGCTTAGAAAAATACACGCACCCTAAAAATAAAGGGAGCGTTATCCCTATAATCATAGAAAACAAACTCTACGCTAAAAATTTAAAAAAGCTCAAAAACAGCGCGCTTGCAAACGATGACAATTCCATTTCAAAATACGCCGTGAATGGGGCTTTACACTACGCTCAAAACATCTTAAGAAACAAAGAAAAATATAAAGAATGCATCGCCATAGGCATAGCCGGCGATGATGAAGAAAGCCTTTTGATAGAAGTGTATTATGTTTTTGCAAGCGGGATCAATTCGCACAAACTCACTAATACAAAAAACTTGCATTTTTTAGAAAATCAAGAATCGTTTAACGCTTTTTATAAAGAATGCACGCTCACTGAAGAAGAAAAGCATTCTATTTTAATCAAAACCAAAGCCGATCTAAACGAAACCGCTAAAAAACTCAACCGCCTGATGCATAACCACAACATCACCGCGCCTCAGCGCGTGCTATACGTGAGCGGCATGCTTTTGTCCATGCAAGAAATTAAGGGCAAAAAAGGGGGTTTAAAACCAAGCGATTTAAAAGGCGAATTGACTGATACTAGCCGTGATGGCGTTTTAGTGTTTAACCAAATTAGCGAATTTTTAAAAACCAAAAACTTGAGCGAAGAAAAACGAGATCTCATGCTCGCTAGTTTTAAAGAAATCAGTAAAGACCCGCAGCGCGATAAAATAACGAGCCTGGATAAAGCCATAAGCATGCTTTTAGAAAAAGATTCAAGCATCACCAAGCAAATTTTTACCTTTCTTTATGAATTTGTCCATAAGCCCATTAATGAAAGCGACAATACCGGTCATTTAGACATCATGGGCGAACTTTATAGCGAATTTTTAAAATACGCTTTAGGGGATGGTAAGGAATTGGGCATTGTTTTAACCCCGCCTTATGTAACTAAAATGATGAGCGAACTTTTAGGGGTTAATGCGAAATCCTTTGTGATGGATTTAGCCGCAGGGAGCGCGGGCTTTTTAATTTCTTCTATGGTGCTAATGATTGAAGACATTGAAAAAACCTATGGTAAAAACACCACTAAAGCGAATGAAAAAATCAAAGCCATGAAAACCACGCAACTTTTAGGCGTGGAGCTTAACGCTGAAATGTTTTCTCTAGCCACCACTAACATGATTTTAAGAGGCGATGGCTCAAGTTTAATCATCAAAGGCAACACTTTTGAAACCAATAAAAGGATTTATGAAGATTTTAAGCCCAATATCCTTTTATTAAACCCTCCTTTTAGCTACGAAGAAAACGGCATGCCTTTTATCAAATTCGGGTTAGAGCATATGCAAAAAGGCGGTTTAGGCGCGATCATTATCCAAGATAGCGCAGGGAGCGGGCAAGCGTTAAAATCCAATGTGGAAATTTTAAAAAAACATTCGCTTTTAGCGAGCGTTAAAATGCCCACCGATTTATTCATGCCTCAAGCCGGGGTGCAAACAAGCGTTTATATTTTTAAAGCCCATGAGCCGCATGATTATGAAAAGCCCGTTAAATTCATAGACTTTAGAAACGACGGTTTCAAGCGCACCAAAAGAGGCTTAAATGAAACCTCTAACCCCACCAAACGCTACGAAGAAATCATTAAAATTTACAAAGCCGGCTTAAACGCTAAGGTTTCTAAAGAGCTGTGGGGCGATTTAGAAACAATCTATATTGAAGACTTTATCGCTAAGCCGCGCGAAAACAAGCATGCTAAAGACTTTAATTTTGAAGCGCACCAAAAGAATGAGGCTAAACCCGAATTAGAGGATTTTAAAAGAACGATAGCTGATTACCTTTCTTATGAAGTGGGCTTGATTTTAAAAAACCAAACGCCCCCAAAGTGA
- a CDS encoding restriction endonuclease subunit S, with amino-acid sequence MIGPLSSQLNAIKWGEFRLGDLFEVLSSKKIYHANTIKIHDTQIENSYPYVVRTATNNGIKGFIIDDPTFTNEKNTLSFAQDTFTVFYQKQPYFTGNKVKVLKPKFAFKSPKILHFISAILQFILKPLTWGLGSTTESIAEFKFSLPLKPTAKTQTLEDIDCDFMEKFIAELEQCRLAELEAYLKATGLENTTLSSAEENALNVFNNQNSGGGNTPCGLTWQHFKLGDLFEIRPTKAYNLTNPHLFDSNAKNPVVTNSSLNNGISGYSSLEPTEKGNQITYSDTTTSEGIFYQKRPFIGYSHVQGLYPLKYHEFWNEKTLLYIVVAFKKVACGRFDYGNKFNRKIASEMLISLPTNPHGGIDFDFMRTLINALMKQTIQGVVQYCDAQIQAAKEVINQETPIQKDSLF; translated from the coding sequence GTGATTGGCCCCCTTAGCAGCCAACTCAACGCTATTAAGTGGGGCGAGTTCAGATTAGGGGATTTGTTTGAAGTGTTGTCAAGTAAGAAAATTTATCATGCTAACACGATAAAAATCCATGACACACAAATAGAAAACAGCTACCCTTATGTCGTGCGCACTGCAACCAATAATGGTATAAAAGGCTTTATTATAGATGACCCTACATTTACTAATGAAAAAAATACCCTTTCGTTCGCACAAGACACTTTCACCGTGTTTTATCAAAAACAACCTTATTTTACAGGCAATAAGGTTAAAGTTTTAAAACCAAAATTTGCTTTCAAAAGCCCTAAAATTTTACATTTTATAAGCGCGATTTTACAATTTATTTTAAAACCCTTGACTTGGGGGCTAGGCTCTACAACAGAAAGTATTGCGGAGTTTAAATTTTCTCTACCCCTAAAACCCACCGCTAAAACTCAAACCCTTGAGGATATTGATTGTGATTTCATGGAAAAATTCATAGCCGAACTTGAGCAGTGTCGGCTCGCCGAACTTGAGGCTTATTTAAAAGCTACAGGGCTAGAAAACACCACCCTTTCTAGCGCTGAAGAAAACGCCCTTAACGTTTTCAATAACCAAAATTCTGGGGGGGGTAATACCCCATGCGGCTTAACATGGCAACACTTCAAACTAGGGGATTTGTTTGAAATACGCCCCACAAAAGCCTATAATCTCACAAACCCTCATTTATTTGATAGTAACGCAAAAAATCCAGTCGTTACCAATTCTAGTTTGAATAATGGGATAAGCGGTTATTCTTCTTTAGAACCCACCGAAAAGGGCAATCAGATCACTTACAGCGATACCACGACTTCAGAGGGTATTTTTTATCAAAAAAGACCTTTTATAGGGTATTCGCATGTGCAAGGGCTATACCCTTTAAAATACCATGAGTTTTGGAATGAAAAAACTTTACTCTATATCGTTGTGGCTTTTAAAAAAGTAGCTTGTGGGCGTTTTGATTATGGCAATAAATTCAATCGTAAAATTGCTAGTGAAATGTTAATTTCACTCCCCACCAACCCACATGGCGGTATTGATTTTGATTTCATGCGCACCCTAATTAACGCCCTGATGAAACAAACCATTCAAGGCGTGGTTCAATACTGCGACGCTCAAATCCAGGCCGCAAAAGAAGTTATTAACCAAGAAACGCCTATTCAAAAAGACTCGTTATTTTAA